One part of the Terrimicrobium sacchariphilum genome encodes these proteins:
- a CDS encoding aldo/keto reductase — protein sequence MHYRRFGRTELQMPVFSCGGMRYQQDWKDTEFDNILSENQKRLVGCIERSLAVGVNHIETARGYGSSEVQLGQILPQYDREKLIVQTKVAPAEAADFLKTFETSMDRLKLDHIDLLSFHGINNRNLLDLTLRKGGALEVGRQLQKEGRVRFLGFSTHGACDVITEAIETGEFDYVNLHWYWINQVNWPAIEAATRHDMGVFIISPNDKGGKLYEPSEKLRELCEPYSPMIFNDLFCLLRPQVHTLSLGVAKPEDFDEHLKALELWHDAEKIVAEVGDRLENELRRQLGFDWFARWQEGLPAWEDVPGEVNVWEILRLWNYAKALDMVEFGKMRYNLLGNADHWFPGKNAAELDVAAISRSVKDSPFAERIPGVLAEAHELLWDKPVERLSKSD from the coding sequence ATGCACTATCGCCGCTTTGGCCGTACGGAACTCCAGATGCCTGTATTCTCCTGCGGAGGAATGCGATATCAGCAGGATTGGAAGGATACGGAGTTTGACAACATCCTGTCAGAGAACCAAAAACGCCTCGTCGGTTGTATTGAGCGCTCGCTGGCAGTGGGCGTCAACCATATCGAGACGGCGAGGGGATATGGCAGCTCCGAGGTTCAGCTTGGTCAGATCCTGCCACAGTATGATCGGGAGAAGCTGATCGTTCAGACCAAGGTCGCCCCCGCAGAAGCGGCGGATTTTCTCAAGACATTTGAGACCAGTATGGACCGGCTGAAGCTGGATCATATTGATCTGCTGTCGTTTCATGGAATCAACAATCGCAACCTTCTCGACTTGACCCTGCGCAAGGGAGGCGCGCTTGAAGTTGGACGCCAGTTACAAAAGGAAGGCCGCGTGCGCTTTCTCGGGTTCTCCACACATGGAGCATGCGATGTCATTACCGAAGCGATCGAGACCGGGGAATTCGACTACGTCAACCTGCACTGGTACTGGATTAACCAGGTGAACTGGCCCGCCATCGAAGCGGCAACCCGGCACGACATGGGGGTTTTTATCATCAGCCCGAATGACAAGGGCGGGAAGCTCTACGAGCCCTCGGAGAAGCTGCGCGAACTGTGTGAGCCATATTCGCCAATGATCTTTAATGATCTCTTTTGCCTGCTCCGTCCGCAGGTGCATACCCTCAGCCTGGGGGTGGCGAAGCCCGAGGACTTTGACGAGCATCTCAAGGCCCTCGAGCTTTGGCACGATGCGGAAAAGATCGTGGCCGAGGTCGGCGACCGTCTGGAGAATGAGCTTCGTCGGCAGCTTGGCTTTGATTGGTTCGCCCGTTGGCAGGAGGGACTTCCTGCCTGGGAGGATGTACCGGGAGAAGTCAACGTCTGGGAAATTCTCCGGCTGTGGAATTATGCCAAGGCTCTCGACATGGTCGAGTTTGGCAAAATGCGCTACAACCTTCTCGGAAATGCCGACCACTGGTTTCCCGGGAAAAACGCAGCCGAGCTGGACGTAGCGGCGATTTCGCGTTCGGTGAAAGATAGCCCGTTTGCCGAACGTATTCCTGGCGTGCTTGCCGAAGCACACGAACTCCTGTGGGACAAGCCCGTGGAGCGTCTGAGCAAGAGCGACTAG
- a CDS encoding type II secretion system F family protein, whose protein sequence is MQLSFRLKEQLFHELAQLAQSGFSFLGALEVMGRNPASRLSAAARLIHSNWRSSVSDALVASGFPARDAIIVEVGEKSGRLEEVFRELSVHYAELDAARRMLVMRSAYPLVVFHAGVILLSIPLAIVSGGWSHYLAMVVPTLGVFYVIIVGLWLLWKWLRKKLAGDTQLAKAFQCVPFLGRAFSTWSAWSFASVAAISIRAGGGFLEAFFSAGQACGNALMATASQNVVHRVATGTANLGEAFRTEPGMPEELVRAVETGEAAGKLDEELSRASSRFQKAALDQLNLISSWTPKVFYAFVVVFVGWQMIHMAGELRDSFSNVLEN, encoded by the coding sequence GTGCAACTCAGCTTTCGGCTTAAAGAGCAGCTTTTTCACGAACTCGCCCAATTGGCACAGAGCGGGTTTTCCTTTCTCGGTGCGCTGGAGGTTATGGGACGGAATCCCGCCAGTCGTCTGAGTGCCGCGGCACGCTTGATTCATTCCAACTGGCGCTCCTCTGTCAGTGATGCCCTGGTTGCCTCAGGCTTCCCCGCTCGTGACGCGATAATCGTGGAGGTTGGGGAAAAGTCCGGCCGGCTCGAGGAGGTCTTTCGTGAGCTGAGCGTGCATTACGCAGAGCTCGATGCCGCCCGGAGGATGCTCGTGATGCGATCCGCTTATCCGCTGGTAGTGTTTCATGCTGGTGTGATTCTGCTTTCGATCCCTCTGGCGATTGTCTCGGGTGGCTGGTCGCATTACCTCGCAATGGTCGTTCCGACTTTGGGAGTATTCTACGTGATCATTGTCGGCCTGTGGCTGCTATGGAAATGGCTTCGCAAAAAGCTCGCGGGTGATACGCAGCTGGCCAAAGCGTTTCAATGCGTGCCATTCCTGGGGCGAGCTTTTTCCACGTGGTCTGCGTGGAGCTTCGCGTCAGTTGCCGCAATTTCCATTCGCGCGGGCGGGGGATTTCTTGAAGCATTCTTCTCTGCCGGGCAGGCCTGTGGAAACGCGCTCATGGCGACCGCTTCCCAGAATGTTGTCCATCGCGTCGCCACCGGTACAGCGAACCTGGGGGAGGCTTTTCGCACGGAACCAGGTATGCCGGAGGAACTTGTGCGCGCCGTTGAGACGGGAGAGGCCGCAGGAAAACTTGACGAGGAGCTTTCCCGCGCTTCATCCCGATTTCAGAAGGCCGCCCTCGATCAGCTCAATCTTATCTCCTCCTGGACTCCCAAGGTATTCTACGCCTTTGTGGTGGTTTTCGTGGGTTGGCAGATGATCCACATGGCTGGCGAACTTCGTGATTCGTTTAGCAACGTACTGGAAAACTGA
- a CDS encoding Hsp20/alpha crystallin family protein, whose protein sequence is MSTLTTCSPASSTQGRRIEYITPRANLHHDGDGYTLELEMPGVAKDGVEITVEDGKLTLTGRRAEDQSFGRPVYRERSQNEYRRVFDLDPSIDTDKITASMSQGLLTVRLQKSEAVKPRKITVA, encoded by the coding sequence ATGAGCACACTGACCACATGCAGCCCCGCGTCATCGACGCAAGGCCGTCGCATCGAATACATCACGCCCCGCGCCAACCTGCACCATGACGGTGATGGATACACGCTGGAGCTCGAGATGCCCGGCGTTGCCAAGGATGGTGTGGAGATCACCGTGGAAGACGGCAAACTGACCCTGACAGGCCGCCGGGCCGAGGATCAATCCTTCGGCCGCCCAGTATACCGCGAGCGGTCACAGAACGAATACCGAAGGGTGTTCGATCTCGATCCCAGTATCGATACCGACAAGATCACGGCGTCGATGAGCCAGGGATTGCTGACCGTGCGCCTGCAAAAGTCGGAAGCGGTGAAGCCGCGCAAGATCACCGTCGCTTGA
- a CDS encoding class I SAM-dependent RNA methyltransferase: MSHSRVLDTSLVIEQVTFGGKGLGRLPNGKVCFVPRVIPGERVECRIIREKSKHAEADLVRVLEASMDRVRPKCPVYGTCGGCSYQHIGYERQLAIKTQQVEDALRRLGGIPTPVVHPAIPSPQQYGYRNRISVHVRAGKVGFFGAKSHRVVDVAECPIASELVNSELKALRESQPRDGEYSLREPSDYRGFRQVNSAAGALLQEAVSSLSAPGGELLVDAYCGAGFFAHHLREQYAQVVGIEWSEDAVRAARDRRGANEIYLLGDVAQHLAAALGSGPAEKTTVLIDPPSEGIDSEVIGHLLSREPERIIYVSCNPATLARDIKMLATKYAFREAKPVDMFPQTAEIEVAALLHRL, translated from the coding sequence GTGTCTCATAGTCGCGTCTTGGATACGTCGCTGGTTATCGAGCAGGTTACATTTGGCGGAAAAGGCCTGGGCCGCCTGCCGAACGGAAAAGTGTGTTTTGTGCCCCGGGTAATTCCTGGGGAACGCGTCGAATGCCGGATCATCCGGGAAAAGTCGAAGCATGCTGAAGCTGATCTGGTGCGCGTGCTGGAGGCGTCCATGGATCGGGTGCGCCCTAAATGCCCTGTCTACGGAACCTGCGGGGGGTGTTCGTACCAGCATATCGGCTACGAACGCCAGCTCGCGATCAAGACGCAGCAGGTCGAGGATGCGCTCCGCCGCCTGGGAGGTATTCCCACGCCAGTCGTCCACCCCGCTATCCCGTCCCCTCAGCAATACGGATATCGCAACCGCATCAGCGTGCATGTGAGGGCAGGGAAGGTCGGTTTCTTCGGAGCAAAGAGTCACCGGGTCGTCGATGTGGCGGAATGTCCGATTGCCTCGGAGTTGGTCAATTCCGAGCTCAAGGCCCTGCGGGAATCCCAACCGCGAGACGGCGAGTATTCCCTGCGTGAACCGAGCGATTACCGAGGTTTCCGCCAAGTGAACTCAGCGGCAGGTGCGCTTCTCCAAGAGGCGGTGAGTTCACTCTCAGCGCCGGGTGGCGAGTTACTGGTCGATGCCTACTGCGGTGCAGGATTCTTTGCGCACCATCTGCGCGAACAGTATGCCCAGGTGGTCGGCATCGAGTGGAGTGAGGATGCTGTGCGAGCCGCTCGCGATCGTCGCGGAGCCAATGAGATTTACCTGCTGGGTGACGTTGCCCAACACCTCGCTGCGGCATTGGGGTCCGGACCCGCCGAGAAAACCACGGTCCTCATCGACCCACCGTCGGAAGGCATCGATAGTGAAGTGATCGGGCATCTTCTCTCCCGTGAACCGGAACGAATCATCTACGTTTCCTGTAATCCGGCTACACTGGCGCGCGACATCAAGATGCTCGCTACCAAGTACGCCTTTCGGGAAGCCAAGCCAGTTGACATGTTCCCGCAAACCGCAGAAATCGAAGTCGCTGCTCTCCTCCATCGTCTATGA
- a CDS encoding Hsp20/alpha crystallin family protein produces the protein MSIIRYRNPELATWSPYDRLSSLRDLLDSAFQLASNAPGNPESWAPALDIFEDEEKVTVRVELAGVKKEDFDISLQDDVLTISGERKAETEQRGSESFRSERYFGSFTRSVTLPSPVKADAVTAAYQDGVLTVTLPKAEEAKPRKIQVNLE, from the coding sequence ATGAGCATCATTCGATATCGCAACCCCGAGTTGGCTACCTGGTCGCCGTATGACCGTCTCTCGTCCCTGCGGGATCTCCTGGATTCCGCGTTTCAACTGGCGAGCAATGCTCCGGGTAATCCCGAGAGCTGGGCTCCAGCGTTGGACATTTTTGAAGACGAGGAAAAGGTCACCGTTCGCGTCGAACTGGCGGGAGTGAAGAAGGAAGACTTCGACATTTCCCTGCAGGATGACGTGCTGACCATCTCAGGAGAACGCAAGGCAGAAACCGAACAACGCGGCAGCGAGAGCTTCCGTAGTGAGCGGTACTTCGGGTCCTTTACCCGCAGCGTCACGCTCCCGTCTCCGGTGAAAGCCGACGCCGTCACGGCGGCTTACCAGGACGGAGTCCTGACTGTCACTCTGCCGAAGGCGGAGGAAGCCAAGCCGAGGAAGATCCAAGTCAACCTAGAATAA